In the Topomyia yanbarensis strain Yona2022 chromosome 3, ASM3024719v1, whole genome shotgun sequence genome, one interval contains:
- the LOC131690455 gene encoding transmembrane protein 11 homolog, mitochondrial isoform X1 — MVRAMSAFEELKRLSPIDELKSPTVHVIREVYEGENAHETFELELDKALYAKADYIIIEPSRLGEETGRWIAVGNCLHKTAIISGVASVAAGLAWRDRLLFCAPMCAVSIFCTGLYMVSWSYDPCVQYQVEKNPKSLSKVPNVNDFSSPIVLVYTSNKCAKYSHRVVTFLASSYCVWRIYQLFK, encoded by the exons ATGGTACGGGCAATGTCTGCCTTCGAAGAACTAAAACGACTCAGCCCTATCGA TGAGCTGAAATCTCCCACGGTGCACGTGATCCGTGAGGTATACGAGGGCGAGAATGCACACGAAACATTCGAACTTGAGTTGGACAAGGCACTGTATGCCAAGGCGGATTACATCATCATAGAACCGTCGCGGTTGGGCGAGGAAACTGGCCGTTGGATTGCTGTCGGTAATTGTCTACATAAAACGGCTATTATCAGTGGGGTGGCCTCGGTGGCGGCCG gGTTAGCCTGGCGCGACCGGTTACTTTTCTGCGCTCCAATGTGTGCGGTGTCCATATTCTGTACAGGTTTGTACATGGTTTCCTGGTCCTACGATCCCTGCGTTCAGTATCAA GTTGAGAAAAATCCCAAAAGTCTGTCAAAAGTACCAAACGTGAACGATTTCTCTTCGCCGATAGTGTTAGTTTATACCAGTAACAAGTGCGCCAAATATAGCCACCGTGTCGTAACGTTTCTCGCCAGCTCGTATTGCGTGTGGCGCATTTATCAGCTTTTCAAATAA
- the LOC131690455 gene encoding transmembrane protein 11 homolog, mitochondrial isoform X2, whose translation MSDRQHSELKSPTVHVIREVYEGENAHETFELELDKALYAKADYIIIEPSRLGEETGRWIAVGNCLHKTAIISGVASVAAGLAWRDRLLFCAPMCAVSIFCTGLYMVSWSYDPCVQYQVEKNPKSLSKVPNVNDFSSPIVLVYTSNKCAKYSHRVVTFLASSYCVWRIYQLFK comes from the exons ATGTCCGACCGACAGCATAG TGAGCTGAAATCTCCCACGGTGCACGTGATCCGTGAGGTATACGAGGGCGAGAATGCACACGAAACATTCGAACTTGAGTTGGACAAGGCACTGTATGCCAAGGCGGATTACATCATCATAGAACCGTCGCGGTTGGGCGAGGAAACTGGCCGTTGGATTGCTGTCGGTAATTGTCTACATAAAACGGCTATTATCAGTGGGGTGGCCTCGGTGGCGGCCG gGTTAGCCTGGCGCGACCGGTTACTTTTCTGCGCTCCAATGTGTGCGGTGTCCATATTCTGTACAGGTTTGTACATGGTTTCCTGGTCCTACGATCCCTGCGTTCAGTATCAA GTTGAGAAAAATCCCAAAAGTCTGTCAAAAGTACCAAACGTGAACGATTTCTCTTCGCCGATAGTGTTAGTTTATACCAGTAACAAGTGCGCCAAATATAGCCACCGTGTCGTAACGTTTCTCGCCAGCTCGTATTGCGTGTGGCGCATTTATCAGCTTTTCAAATAA
- the LOC131691158 gene encoding rab5 GDP/GTP exchange factor, producing MFSIKTPRIQQKDLQCLNGCGFYGNAQWNGLCSKCYRERTIKERHIKQYRPVKFADHVTGRKQESHHHQQQKQADHHARLSHGQLLKPGPAPKEEDKKKKRNLMDLLKKTTPTKNANKSSRHHNRQPMDKLEQEYQEALKSLKIEEATKQELKYFIEMLDQKIRKKHNDCSIEEISEFVQSDYTKFQQYMNLENSKFANVPQETKDQALDFFEKCIMTMNHGRLFSPPSTNDEEKDSQIQKRIRQLNWINAKHLLCSIDEVNSEVRDLVYTAITELVSMDSFHSPQEKLECIIRCCRNIFSLLKQSVGGPASADEFLPALIFVVLKANPVRLHSNINYITRFSYATRLMSGEGGYYFTNLCCAISFVENLTSESLSMSAEEFNGLMAGAKTGPSAWESALMACESLHLISENLKTMKSLGARNDEILNNVALLDQDIENFNKEISRKVADVLERTPLVLKPIRTPRRLEKRSMLPSPTSSSQQSIDVGHFQSNLVTAIKSGDVEYDESKTKASIDPNSTPQTNFDDLVKNLSDALAVPLVSVECEKGTPLVPSPFSGMSASNSTDLLSASPVFDYNRVFDTQSLDEIATPDDMAHSFIRGIRNINYDFDFSDHSGENSVAEDAGMNPTSTTKAQISKYDLEEFDPLLAKEREEKLSPLPLRPPSVASGGNLLDEDSPRALLLESPIKPTVAEYQGFSLQGCNIPTITCAAGDMSASCSSSKGQPQKSAPSASSSGSLI from the exons ATGTTCTCAATTAAAACACCACGTATACAGCAGAAAGATCTTCAATGTCTCAACGGCTGTGGTTTCTACGGAAATGCACAGTGGAATGGACTGTGCTCGAAATGTTATCGCGAGCGAACGATAAAGGAACGCCACATCAAAC AATATCGACCCGTAAAGTTTGCCGATCATGTAACTGGACGAAAACAAGAGTCGCATCATCATCAGCAGCAAAAACAGGCAGATCACCACGCCAGGTTGTCTCATGGCCAGTTGTTAAAGCCTGGACCAGCTCCGAAAGAGGAAGATAAAAAGAAAAAACGCAACCTTATGGATTTGCTTAAAAAGACGACGCCTACGAAGAATGCAAACAAATCATCCAGACACCACAATCGGCAACCGATGGACAAACTGGAACAAGAGTACCAGGAAGCActgaaatcattaaaaatagaagAAGCGACCAAAcaagaattgaaatatttcattgagaTGCTGGACCAAAAGATAAGAAAAAAGCACAACGATTGTAGTATAGAGGAAATTTCCGAATTCGTTCAAAGTGACTACACTAAATTTCAACAGTATATGAACCTAGAAAATTCTAAATTTGCGAACGTACCACAGGAAACCAAAGATCAAGCACtagattttttcgaaaaatgtatCATGACAATGAACCATGGCCGGTTGTTTTCTCCGCCAAGTACAAATGATGAGGAGAAGGATTCTCAGATTCAGAAACGCATCCGACAGCTGAACTGGATCAATGCTAAGCACTTACTCTGCAGCATTGACGAGGTCAATTCGGAAGTGCGAGATCTCGTTTACACAGCCATTACGGAGTTAGTTTCAATGGATTCTTTTCACTCCCCGCAG GAAAAGCTAGAATGTATCATTCGTTGCTGTCGAAACATATTCAGCTTGCTTAAACAGTCTGTCGGAGGACCTGCTAGCGCCGATGAGTTCCTACCAGCTCTGATATTCGTTGTTCTTAAGGCAAATCCGGTTCGGCTACATAGCAATATCAACTACATTACACGATTCAGCTACGCTACGCGGCTGATGAGTGGCGAGGGTGGATATTACTTCACAAATCTTTGCTGTGCAATTtcgtttgttgaaaatttgaccTCGGAGTCGCTATCTATGTCAGCTGAGGAATTCAATGGACTCATGGCTGGTGCGAAGACAGGACCATCGGCTTGGGAGAGTGCTCTAATGGCCTGCGAAAGTTTGCATCTCATTTCGGAGAATCTGAAAACAATGAAGAGTCTTGGAGCACGCAAcgatgaaattttaaataacgTGGCACTATTGGACCAGGACATCGAAAACTTCAAC aaagaaattagTCGCAAAGTCGCAGATGTTCTTGAACGAACTCCGCTGGTGCTCAAACCGATCCGCACACCACGTCGTTTAGAAAAACGCAGCATGTTGCCCAGTCCTACCAGTAGTAGTCAGCAATCCATCGACGTGGGTCATTTCCAATCGAACCTAGTGACCGCCATTAAGAGTGGTGACGTCGAATACGATGAGTCGAAAACGAAAGCCTCCATCGATCCAAACTCGACCCCGCAAACCAACTTCGATGATTTGGTCAAGAACCTGTCGGATGCTTTAGCTGTTCCGTTAGTTTCTGTCGAATGCGAGAAGGGTACACCGCTGGTTCCGTCGCCATTTTCTGGCATGAGTGCTAGTAACTCGACTGATTTGTTGTCCGCTTCACCCGTGTTTGACTACAACAGAGTGTTCGACACTCAATCACTGGACGAAATTGCCACGCCGGACGACATGGCACACAGTTTCATTCGAGGTATCAGGAACATCAACTATGATTTCGATTTCTCCGATCACAGTGGCGAAAACAGCGTTGCAGAGGATGCAGGAATGAACCCAACATCGACTACGAAAGCGCAAATAAGCAAATACGATTTGGAGGAATTCGATCCGTTGCTTGCGAAAGAACGAGAAGAAAAACTTTCACCACTTCCGCTGCGGCCACCGAGTGTTGCTAGTGGTGGAAATCTGCTGGACGAGGACTCACCTCGTGCTCTGTTGCTCGAATCACCAATTAAACCAACTGTCGCCGAATACCAGGGCTTCTCGCTACAAGGGTGCAATATTCCAACGATTACCTGCGCTGCCGGTGATATGAGTGCGTCCTGTTCGAGCTCGAAAGGGCAACCACAGAAATCGGCACCGAGCGCATCGAGCAGTGGTAGTTTAATTTGA